In the Topomyia yanbarensis strain Yona2022 chromosome 3, ASM3024719v1, whole genome shotgun sequence genome, one interval contains:
- the LOC131687537 gene encoding uncharacterized protein LOC131687537, with translation MELESIDEGNLDEQLKQRTKYESAYYRVKGFLLAKNKSFNPNVTNTLSTIRSPPLASQVRLPDVKLPVFNGNLDTWLNFHDLLVSLVHSSVELSNIQKFYYLRSSLLGDALKLIQTIPISANNYPVAWNLLVDHFQNPARLKQSYVDALFEFPSIKRESAAELYSLVEKFEANVKVLQQLGEKVQFWDILLIRMLSIRLGPTTRRDWEEFSTAKEAISFKDLTSFIQRRVTVLQNIQSTTVDVPVSGQVKKPSQRPVASHNATPFNARRCIICNDHHPLYQCAAFSKMGSEDKEKEVRRNHLCRNCLRKCHQAKDCSLTSTCRKCRGKHHCSSHQPTSSGRKTANYTDEKSTPAASTSNPPTASVSATIEPASFASVSQGRKAILLATAVVIVVDDSGAEHTARALLDSCSECCFVTESFSQRIKAQRKKVHLPIAGIGQSSAHARHKLFSTIRSRTGRYSTDLEFLVLPKITIDLPSTSVDTSAWEIPPSIQLADPSFCRSSHGQPIAPIVANIATVNDVHCLLERFWSIEEDNASPCYSIEEAACEEHFRRTVTRNTEGRYIVRLPLKQDVLSSLVDNRRTALRRFHQLEGRLVRNPDLHQQYRVFVEEYHALEHMQRVTDYENPPTPCYHLPHHAVVREDSTTTKLRVVFGASCKTPNGPSLNDALLVGPTVQEDLRSIIMRARTHPVMLIADIKQMYRQVLVDEQDTPLQRITVTYGTASAPYLATRVLQQLANDERDEYPEAAEVLRKDFYVDDLFSGVRNIAETTALRKQLDALLLKGGFKLRKWASNEEAVLEDVPAENRAVQELVDLDRDPCIKTLGLHWEPPTDQLRYKIQLPTSTTDAPLTKRIALSYIARLFDPLGLVGPVVTTAKIFMQTLWTLKDDDGKIWSWDNELPPAIKERWQEYQSQLHLLNDLRIDRCILLSNLVSVQLHFFSDASEHAYGSCVYVRSTNASSAVKVCLLTAKSKVAPLKKQSIPQLELCGALLSAELYEKHMVRVAAYCRRFLQNCRKTSTARTESAHLTVDERKEAEATIIRLIQQQSFSTEYKALQQAQAVSPKSRIRWFHPFIGSDQLIRIGGRLGKANQQYDSKHQILLPSSHHFSIILVRYYHEKYLHAAPQLLFNLL, from the exons ATGGAACTGGAGTCCATCGACGAAGGAAATCTGGACGAGCAACTGAAGCAGCGGACCAAGTATGAATCGGCATACTATCGGGTCAAAGGGTTTCTGCTGGCCAAGAATAAAAGTTTTAACCCGAACGTCACTAATACTCTCTCAACCATTCGTAGCCCTCCGTTGGCATCGCAAGTGCGTTTGCCCGACGTTAAACTCCCGGTTTTCAATGGAAATCTTGACACCTGGTTGAATTTTCACGATTTGCTCGTTTCGTTAGTGCATTCGTCCGTCGAACTCTCAAATATCCAGAAGTTTTATTATCTCCGTTCGTCATTATTGGGCGATGCACTGAAACTCATTCAAACGATTCCAATCAGCGCTAATAATTATCCAGTCGCATGGAATTTACTCGTCGACCACTTCCAAAACCCTGCGCGTTTAAAGCAGTCATATGTTGATGCATTGTTCGAGTTCCCTTCGATAAAAAGAGAGTCTGCTGCGGAGTTGTATTCGCTGGTGGAGAAATTTGAGGCCAACGTCAAGGTCCTTCAGCAGTTAGGGGAGAAGGTCCAATTCTGGGACATTCTATTGATTCGGATGCTGAGTATTCGCCTCGGCCCGACGACGAGAAGAGACTGGGAGGAATTTTCGACTGCGAAGGAGGCCATATCTTTCAAGGACCTGACGTCATTTATCCAGCGTAGGGTCACCGTGCTGCAGAATATCCAGAGCACTACGGTAGATGTCCCTGTTTCCGGCCAAGTGAAAAAGCCATCTCAACGACCAGTCGCTAGTCACAATGCAACCCCTTTCAACGCAAGGAGGTGCATCATCTGCAACGATCATCATCCCCTTTATCAATGCGCTGCGTTTTCCAAGATGGGTTCAGAAGACAAGGAGAAGGAAGTTCGTCGCAATCACCTCTGTCGGAACTGCTTACGCAAGTGTCATCAAGCGAAGGACTGTTCGTTAACGAGTACCTGCCGCAAGTGTCGGGGCAAGCATCATTGTTCCAGTCATCAACCAACTAGCTCAGGTCGGAAGACAGCCAACTACACAGATGAGAAGTCCACCCCCGCTGCATCTACCAGCAATCCACCCACTGCATCTGTGTCAGCTACCATCGAGCCTGCCAGCTTCGCTTCCGTTAGTCAAGGACGGAAAGCAATCCTGCTTGCTACTGCTGTTGTCATCGTTGTCGACGACAGTGGAGCCGAGCACACAGCACGTGCGCTGCTAGATTCCTGTAGCGAATGCTGTTTCGTTACCGAATCATTCTCCCAGCGAATCAAAGCGCAAAGGAAGAAGGTCCATCTTCCGATCGCTGGTATTGGTCAATCGTCGGCGCATGCCAGGCACAAATTATTCTCCACGATTCGCTCTCGCACAGGAAGGTATTCGACCGATTTGGAATTCTTAGTTCTTCCCAAAATTACTATCGATCTGCCGTCGACTTCCGTTGATACTTCGGCCTGGGAGATTCCGCCGAGTATACAGCTAGCTGATCCGTCATTCTGCA GGTCTTCTCATGGTCAACCGATTGCTCCAATCGTCGCAAATATCGCCACCGTCAACGACGTGCACTGTCTATTGGAAAGGTTTTGGTCCATCGAGGAAGACAATGCCTCTCCGTGCTATTCCATCGAAGAAGCCGCCTGCGAGGAACACTTCCGTCGCACGGTAACCCGCAACACCGAAGGGCGATACATAGTTCGACTGCCGCTGAAGCAGGATGTGTTGTCTAGCCTCGTTGACAACCGTCGCACCGCTCTACGACGTTTTCACCAACTAGAAGGTCGTCTAGTCCGTAATCCCGACCTACATCAACAATACCGAGTCTTCGTCGAGGAATACCACGCGCTAGAGCACATGCAGCGTGTAACGGACTACGAGAATCCTCCCACTCCATGCTACCATCTTCCGCATCATGCTGTAGTGCGCGAAGATAGCACGACGACCAAACTGAGGGTAGTTTTTGGCGCGTCGTGTAAAACCCCCAACGGACCATCGCTGAACGACGCGCTTCTAGTTGGACCAACCGTGCAAGAAGACCTGCGATCAATTATCATGCGAGCCCGAACACACCCCGTCATGTTGATCGCCGACATCAAGCAGATGTACCGCCAAGTCCTGGTAGATGAGCAGGACACTCCATTGCAGCGAATT ACCGTAACATACGGCACAGCCAGCGCACCGTACCTTGCAACGAGAGTTCTCCAGCAACTAGCCAACGACGAACGCGACGAGTACCCCGAAGCAGCTGAAGTTCTACGCAAGGATTTCTACGTCGACGATCTGTTTTCTGGTGTACGCAACATAGCAGAAACAACCGCTTTACGCAAGCAGCTCGACGCGCTGTTACTCAAGGGCGGTTTCAAACTCCGCAAATGGGCATCCAATGAAGAAGCAGTACTGGAGGATGTCCCAGCAGAAAATCGTGCTGTACAAGAGTTGGTCGACCTAGACCGAGATCCGTGCATAAAAACGCTTGGACTGCACTGGGAACCGCCCACCGACCAGCTCCGCTACAAAATTCAGCTTCCGACATCGACGACAGACGCGCCACTAACGAAACGCATCGCACTATCGTACATCGCCCGTTTATTTGATCCGCTTGGACTCGTCGGACCCGTCGTAACCACAGCCAAAATATTTATGCAGACACTCTGGACCTTGAAGGACGACGACGGCAAGATTTGGAGCTGGGACAACGAGCTACCACCAGCTATCAAAGAACGCTGGCAAGAGTACCAATCGCAACTCCATTTGCTGAATGATTTGCGCATCGACCGTTGCATTCTTCTTTCGAATCTCGTATCAGTCCAGCTACATTTCTTCTCTGACGCTTCAGAACACGCATACGGCTCGTGCGTCTACGTCCGCTCGACAAACGCCTCTAGCGCAGTTAAAGTTTGTCTGCTGACTGCGAAATCGAAGGTCGCACCTCTGAAAAAGCAAAGCATTCCGCAACTCGAACTCTGCGGTGCCCTTCTGTCTGCTGAGCTCTACGAGAAG CATATGGTCCGAGTAGCCGCTTACTGTCGACGATTTCTCCAGAACTGTCGGAAAACTTCTACAGCACGAACGGAATCAGCACATCTCACAGTCGACGAGCGGAAGGAAGCAGAAGCGACGATTATCAGACTCATCCAACAGCAAAGCTTCAGCACCGAGTACAAGGCCCTTCAACAAGCACAAGCAGTATCCCCGAAATCTCGCATCCGTTGGTTTCATCCTTTCATAGGCTCCGATCAACTGATTCGAATTGGCGGCAGGCTGGGAAAGGCAAATCAACAGTATGACAGCAAACACCAGATTCTTCTTCCTTCTTCGCATCATTTCTCCATTATACTCGTTCGCTACTACCATGAGAAATATCTGCACGCAGCACCCCAACTTCTGTTCAATCTTCTTTGA